The Helianthus annuus cultivar XRQ/B chromosome 16, HanXRQr2.0-SUNRISE, whole genome shotgun sequence genome includes a window with the following:
- the LOC110918149 gene encoding laccase-6 has protein sequence MVKLVTTFKYALLSLLYLYSHNWLHVMAQSPKAGSTRFYDFKVQLLEVNKLCNTRNIVTINQKYPGPVVYAQEDDRVIVKLTNESPYNATIHWHGVRQILSCWSDGPSYITQCPVQPGQSFTYNFTLAGQKGTLFWHAHFSWLRATVYGALIVYPKKGVPYPFKQPYEEHIVILGEYWQQDLVQLEKTVMASGTAAPIADAYTINGHPGPKYNCSANDVYKIDVLPGKTYMLRLIGALLNMESFFSIANHKLTIVEADGEYTKPFTTDQVMLGPGQTLNVLVTADQPIGRYSMAMGPYMSAQHVAFQNITSIAYFQYLGATQNSVVLPASLLPRFNDNLAVKTVMDGLKSLETGNVPKEIDTNLFFTVGMNVNKCGSRTPKQNCLGVNGGVMAASMNNNSFIRPDTPILQAYYDHTNGHFTEDFPGTPLKFYDFVNGAPNSPPNNTGSTHGTRTKVLEYGSRVQLILQDTGTVTTENHPIHLHGYSFYVVGYGSGNYNPQTASFNLVDPPYMNTIGVPVGGWAAIRFIADNPGVWIMHCHLELHFDWGLSVAFIVKNGQGPTETLPNPPPDMPRC, from the exons ATGGTCAAATTGGTAACTACATTCAAGTATGCTCTATTAAGCTTACTATATCTTTATTCTCATAACTGGTTGCATGTCATGGCACAATCGCCAAAGGCTGGTTCAACCAGGTTCTACGACTTTAAGGTCCAGCTTCTTGAAGTCAACAAGCTTTGTAACACCAGAAACATCGTAACCATTAACCAGAAATATCCCGGACCAGTTGTTTACGCCCAAGAAGATGACCGAGTCATCGTTAAACTCACCAACGAGTCACCCTACAACGCCACAATTCACTG GCATGGTGTTAGACAGATATTGTCATGCTGGTCAGACGGTCCTTCTTACATTACTCAGTGCCCGGTTCAACCCGGTCAAAGTTTCACGTACAATTTTACTTTAGCGGGACAAAAAGGGACACTATTCTGGCATGCCCATTTTTCATGGCTTAGAGCTACTGTTTATGGTGCACTTATCGTCTACCCGAAAAAAGGCGTTCCCTATCCTTTTAAACAACCTTATGAAGAGCATATTGTAATCTTAG GAGAGTATTGGCAGCAAGATCTTGTGCAGCTTGAAAAAACTGTTATGGCTAGCGGTACAGCCGCTCCTATAGCAGACGCTTATACCATCAACGGTCATCCAGGCCCTAAATACAACTGCTCGGCAAACG atGTGTACAAGATTGATGTTCTACCAGGAAAAACCTACATGTTACGGCTAATCGGCGCGCTTTTAAACATGGAAAGCTTCTTTTCGATTGCTAATCACAAGCTAACAATAGTTGAAGCCGATGGGGAGTACACAAAACCGTTCACTACCGACCAAGTCATGCTCGGACCTGGTCAAACGCTAAACGTCCTAGTCACGGCTGATCAACCGATAGGACGATACTCCATGGCTATGGGCCCGTACATGTCGGCCCAACACGTTGCATTTCAAAACATAACATCAATAGCATACTTTCAATATCTAGGTGCTACACAAAATAGTGTGGTTTTACCGGCTTCTTTGCTACCTCGGTTTAATGATAATCTCGCTGTTAAAACCGTTATGGACGGGTTAAAAAGCCTTGAAACGGGTAATGTCCCGAAAGAAATAGACACGAATCTTTTCTTTACTGTCGGTATGAATGTTAACAAGTGTGGTTCGAGAACACCGAAACAGAACTGTCTAGGTGTTAACGGTGGTGTGATGGCGGCTTCGATGAACAACAATAGTTTCATTAGACCGGATACTCCGATCCTACAAGCGTATTACGACCATACTAACGGTCATTTCACTGAGGATTTCCCGGGGACTCCACTTAAGTTTTATGATTTTGTTAACGGTGCACCGAATTCGCCTCCGAATAACACGGGGTCCACGCATGGGACTAGGACCAAGGTTCTTGAATACGGGAGTCGTGTTCAACTCATATTGCAAGACACCGGGACCGTGACAACCGAAAACCACCCGATTCATCTTCACGGGTATAGTTTCTATGTCGTTGGGTATGGTAGTGGGAATTACAACCCGCAAACCGCAAGTTTTAACTTGGTGGACCCACCTTATATGAACACAATCGGCGTGCCCGTTGGTGGAtgggctgcaatcagattcattgccgatAACCCAG GGGTTTGGATTATGCATTGTCACCTGGAGCTGCATTTTGATTGGGGATTGTCGGTTGCGTTTATAGTGAAGAACGGGCAAGGTCCTACGGAAACGCTTCCAAACCCGCCACCAGATATGCCACGTTGTTAA
- the LOC110918150 gene encoding pyridoxine/pyridoxamine 5'-phosphate oxidase 2 — MGSTTAPWKQLLLNALQSNSHLRHSSYFQLATIGPNGMPANRTVVFRGFQDNANKIQINTDCRSHKIEDLKHWPFAEICWYFTDSWEQFRINGAVDVIDGSNPDSMKLQQREKAWFASSPKSRLQYLGPNPGLPSLGDQPDQGPSSLDPSAGPAAAFCLLVLDPDQVDYLNLKSNERISFSKKIANEETSWNSEKVNP, encoded by the exons ATGGGTTCGACAACAGCCCCATGGAAACAACTTCTTCTCAACGCACTTCAGTCCAATTCCCACCTCAGACACTCTTCCTATTTCCAACTC GCAACAATTGGACCCAATGGCATGCCCGCTAATCGCACCGTTGTTTTCCG GGGATTTCAAGATAATGCTAATAAAATACAAATTAATACAGACTGCAGAAGTCACAAG ATTGAGGATCTTAAGCATTGGCCATTTGCTGAA ATTTGTTGGTATTTTACGGATTCGTGGGAGCAGTTTCGGATAAATGGTGCGGTTGATGTTATTGATGGATCAAACCCCGATTCCATGAAACTTCAG CAAAGAGAGAAAGCTTGGTTTGCTAGCTCACCAAAGTCCAGGCTCCAGTATCTCGGACCGAACCCTGGGCTTCCCTCTCTGGGTGACCAACCGGACCAGGGTCCAAGCTCATTGGACCCTTCGGCTGGTCCTGCTGCAGCTTTTTGCTTGCTGGTTCTTGATCCCGATCAG GTTGATTACTTGAATTTGAAGAGTAATGAGAGGATAAGCTTCTCGAAGAAGATTGCTAATGAAGAGACTTCTTGGAATTCAGAAAAAGTCAACCCATGA